In Parasteatoda tepidariorum isolate YZ-2023 chromosome 2, CAS_Ptep_4.0, whole genome shotgun sequence, one DNA window encodes the following:
- the LOC107442800 gene encoding calcineurin subunit B type 2 (The sequence of the model RefSeq protein was modified relative to this genomic sequence to represent the inferred CDS: added 43 bases not found in genome assembly): MGNESSLPMEMCSTFDADEIKRLGKRFRKLDLDNSGSLSVEEFMSLPELQQNPLVQRVIEIFDTDGNGEVDFKEFIEGVSQFSVKGDKESKLRFAFRIYDIDNDGFISNGELFTVLKMMVGNNLKDTQLQQIVDKTIQYADKDGDGKICFEEFCGIVGNTDIHKKMVVDV, from the exons TTGATGCTGATGAAATCAAGAGACTGGGGAAAAGGTTCAGGAAGTTGGACTTGGATAACTCTGGCTCGCTCAGTGTGGAGGAATTCATGTCACTACCTGAATTGCAACAGAATCCACTCGTCCAGAGAGTCATTGAAATCTTTGATACAGATGGAAATGGGGAAGTGGATTTCAAAG aattcatTGAAGGTGTATCACAATTCAGTGTTAAAGGTGataaagaatcaaaattaagat ttgctTTTAGGATTTATGACATTGACAATGATGGTTTCATCTCTAATGGGGAACTTTTCACTGTACTTAAGATGATGGTTGGCAATAATTTGAAAGACACCCAGCTTCAGCAGATTGTTGATAAGACAATACAGTATGCCGACAAAGATGGCGATGGAAAAATATGCTTTGAAGAATTTTGTGGT attgttGGCAACACTGATATTCACAAGAAGATGGTTGTTGATGTTTAA